One window from the genome of Moorena sp. SIOASIH encodes:
- a CDS encoding PIG-L family deacetylase: MNNKLSLKTLVRQFYRFLIHRTRVEYDRNNLRRSAIIFSPHQDDETLGCGGTIIRKKQAGADVKIVFMTDGCQSHGHLIPENQVKSIRANEALAAAQKLGLQQHDVSFLEFKDGTLDKTRNLAIHNVAQIILNYLPEEIFIPYYNDGVSDHNATNEIVVAALKTIKFDVTVYEYPIWFWNHWPWTRVEGSKPNLVSFFKKTIMSGFSLLNDFRLSVYIGDVFDIKRTALDQHQSQMKQLITHPRWLTLKDVSEGEFLDCFFQNYELFRRYNLTHNYE, encoded by the coding sequence ATGAACAATAAATTATCCTTAAAAACTCTGGTACGCCAGTTTTATCGTTTTCTAATCCATAGAACCAGAGTTGAGTATGACAGAAATAATCTAAGACGATCGGCGATTATTTTTTCACCCCATCAGGATGATGAAACCCTGGGCTGTGGTGGAACAATTATCCGTAAAAAGCAAGCCGGAGCTGATGTAAAAATTGTTTTTATGACAGATGGGTGTCAATCTCATGGTCATCTGATTCCAGAAAATCAGGTAAAATCAATACGCGCTAATGAAGCCTTGGCAGCCGCTCAAAAACTTGGTCTGCAACAGCATGATGTGAGCTTCCTGGAATTCAAAGATGGAACATTAGATAAAACCAGAAATTTGGCTATCCATAACGTCGCACAAATTATTCTTAACTATCTTCCTGAAGAAATTTTTATTCCCTACTACAACGATGGGGTATCTGACCATAATGCTACCAATGAAATTGTCGTAGCTGCACTCAAAACAATTAAATTTGATGTGACAGTTTATGAGTATCCTATATGGTTCTGGAATCACTGGCCTTGGACAAGGGTGGAAGGGAGTAAACCAAACCTAGTCTCCTTTTTTAAAAAAACTATCATGTCAGGGTTTAGCTTACTGAATGATTTTAGATTATCTGTCTATATTGGTGATGTTTTTGATATCAAACGTACTGCCCTAGACCAACATCAATCTCAAATGAAACAACTCATTACTCATCCACGCTGGCTAACCCTAAAGGATGTGTCAGAGGGTGAGTTTTTAGACTGCTTTTTTCAAAACTATGAATTATTTCGTCGATATAATTTGACTCATAATTATGAATAG
- a CDS encoding tetratricopeptide repeat protein — MTTNQLLESNLESLINTAAQNHQLGKLDEAESIYRQVLQIQGDNQGEEKLLSKPYNLIAIANLGSILEAKNKLEEAVGLYQQALTLKPDLVEVHNNLGNVLWAKGELEKAVQSYQEAIRLKPDYALAHNNLGNLFHHQGKLAEAVQCYQEAIRVKPDYALAYSNLGNVLQVQGKLDAARESYQEAIRIKPDCFQAHNNLGALFQKQEKLDAARESYQEAIRLKPDYADAHNNLGTIVQKQGKLEEAVQSYQEAIRLKPDFAEAYNNLGNTLHEQCKLEEALQSYQQALSINPNLAEAKLAMCVCQIPIIYSSLDEIKVRRKNYQASLQKLADSYTESDTGLSPRELVSAAKAVGAFQPFYLAYQGLNNRELQKIYGAMICQIMSKCYPQWSQEIPLPNLAPNQKVRIGVISEFFWDHSNWKIPIKGWVENLDRHNFELFGYHTGLKQDKETARAAKSFVKFVQGSLTIEQWCEVITEDKLHILIFPEFGMSPTTVKLGCLRLAPIQMTSWGHPDTSGMPTIDYYLSSDLMEAENAQEHYTETLVRLPNLSIHYKPLEITPEAIAKKDIGLDDDEIMFWCCQSLYKYLPDYDDVFPRIAKQLERCKFGFIKYVKSDHVTEIFTQRLRDAFHEFGLDYKDYCIFLPFMNNRRFAGTSAIADVFLDSIGWSGCNSSLESIAHNIPIVTLPGDLMRGRHTMAILKMMGLEETIASSKEDYVKIAVRLGQDAQYRQYISDQVAENKHKLYGDLKPVRALEDFLLNVVHKTRQFAMETVSEALQIAVQHRQANRLDKAVQVYYKILEEQPNHPEALYGLGVLAQQTGQYESAEKLFRATVEAEPNSVKGWFSLGNLCQGQGQLSDSVECYRRVLTIQPNLVPVYNNLGYALQQQGNWEDAIASYQKALEIEPTCTEADVNLGNALHAQEKLSLEKQAHYAQLNHELGVTRQKAGDLTNAVAYYRQAIAMQSDLVSAHYNLGVVLQDQGEFENAIASYQKVLELNPSYGEVYFNLGRIYQTQKQLKEAASAYRQGLMLVNPRYGKVVNPDNGSDNGSTVSPETLTPPQVEQPEVTIGGYQFPGIPTVSVSEDKRPFWTVIIPLYNRTDYLLECLASVLAQWQGEEEMEILVMDNASTPPLYDLVNSIGGGVVRYYRNPENIGARRNFNLGIALSRGQWIHVLPEDEYVLPGFYSRLKKSLETCSDSVGAAFTGYENINEKGKIVFSQQVYGKDTGIHQDWLWKIGTSNVLNPCAVVIRRSTHEHLGCYDPGNTYTPDWELYKRIASFYDWWYEGDILARYREHDNNMTTELILSGAQATSIRQGIEISESYLPAEHCAAITAKARNHYFNYCLNHMVIPLKAGNLAGAFRLLQEALKIDPSPQAVEKLFTWLTQAEAAPLRDEIASKLRSIMLNHSSESFYFAYP; from the coding sequence ATGACTACCAACCAATTGTTAGAATCAAACCTTGAATCTCTAATCAATACAGCTGCTCAAAATCATCAATTAGGTAAATTAGATGAGGCTGAATCTATCTACAGACAGGTACTACAGATTCAGGGGGATAATCAGGGTGAGGAAAAGCTTTTATCGAAGCCCTATAACCTGATAGCAATTGCTAATCTGGGAAGTATACTTGAGGCAAAAAACAAGTTAGAGGAAGCGGTAGGGTTGTACCAACAAGCCTTAACCCTAAAACCTGACTTGGTTGAAGTTCATAACAATTTGGGAAATGTCCTATGGGCAAAAGGAGAGTTAGAGAAAGCGGTACAGTCTTACCAAGAAGCGATTAGGCTTAAACCTGACTATGCTCTGGCTCATAACAATTTAGGAAATTTGTTTCATCATCAGGGTAAGTTAGCGGAAGCGGTACAGTGCTACCAAGAAGCGATTAGGGTTAAACCTGACTATGCTCTGGCTTATAGTAATTTGGGAAATGTACTCCAGGTACAGGGCAAGTTAGATGCTGCACGAGAGTCCTACCAGGAAGCAATTAGGATTAAACCTGATTGTTTTCAGGCTCATAACAATTTGGGAGCTCTATTCCAAAAACAGGAAAAGTTGGATGCTGCAAGAGAGTCTTACCAAGAAGCAATCAGGCTTAAACCTGACTATGCTGACGCTCATAACAATTTGGGAACAATAGTCCAAAAACAGGGCAAGTTAGAGGAAGCGGTACAGTCCTATCAGGAAGCGATTAGGCTGAAACCTGACTTTGCTGAGGCTTATAACAATTTAGGAAATACACTCCACGAACAGTGCAAGCTAGAGGAAGCGCTACAGTCTTACCAGCAAGCATTAAGTATTAACCCTAACTTGGCTGAAGCTAAACTGGCCATGTGTGTGTGTCAGATTCCGATCATTTATTCAAGTCTTGATGAAATCAAGGTAAGGCGAAAGAATTACCAAGCTAGTCTCCAAAAATTAGCGGATAGCTATACAGAGAGCGATACAGGGCTAAGTCCAAGGGAACTGGTAAGTGCTGCTAAGGCGGTGGGAGCGTTTCAGCCTTTTTATCTGGCCTATCAAGGGTTAAATAACCGAGAGTTACAGAAAATTTATGGAGCAATGATTTGCCAGATCATGTCGAAGTGCTATCCCCAGTGGAGCCAGGAAATTCCTCTACCAAATTTAGCGCCTAATCAAAAAGTCCGAATCGGGGTTATTTCGGAATTCTTTTGGGATCATTCTAATTGGAAAATACCGATTAAGGGCTGGGTAGAAAATCTGGATAGGCATAATTTTGAACTATTTGGTTATCACACAGGGTTAAAACAGGATAAGGAAACAGCAAGAGCGGCGAAATCATTTGTTAAATTTGTTCAAGGTTCTTTGACTATCGAACAATGGTGTGAGGTAATTACGGAAGATAAATTACACATCCTTATTTTTCCGGAATTCGGGATGTCCCCAACCACAGTTAAGTTGGGTTGTTTAAGACTTGCTCCGATTCAAATGACATCTTGGGGACATCCGGATACTAGTGGGATGCCGACGATTGACTATTACTTGAGTAGTGATTTAATGGAAGCAGAAAATGCTCAAGAGCATTACACTGAGACGTTAGTCAGATTACCGAATCTCTCTATCCATTACAAGCCTTTGGAGATTACACCGGAAGCGATCGCTAAAAAGGACATAGGCTTAGATGATGATGAGATTATGTTCTGGTGCTGCCAATCTTTATATAAGTACTTACCTGACTATGATGATGTTTTTCCTAGAATTGCTAAGCAGTTAGAACGGTGTAAGTTTGGATTTATTAAATATGTCAAAAGTGACCATGTTACTGAGATATTTACCCAGCGTTTAAGGGATGCTTTTCATGAATTTGGACTTGATTATAAAGACTACTGCATATTTTTACCGTTCATGAATAACAGGAGGTTTGCTGGAACCTCAGCCATAGCGGATGTATTCTTGGATAGCATTGGTTGGTCTGGATGTAACTCTAGTTTGGAATCTATTGCCCATAATATTCCGATTGTGACATTGCCAGGAGATTTGATGCGTGGTCGGCATACGATGGCAATTCTAAAAATGATGGGTCTGGAAGAGACAATTGCTTCGAGTAAAGAGGATTATGTGAAAATTGCGGTACGCTTGGGTCAAGATGCTCAATATCGTCAATACATATCTGATCAAGTTGCTGAAAATAAGCATAAGTTATATGGTGACTTAAAACCGGTAAGAGCATTGGAAGATTTTCTATTGAATGTAGTCCATAAAACAAGACAATTTGCGATGGAAACTGTTTCTGAAGCACTACAAATTGCTGTTCAACATCGTCAAGCCAATCGCTTAGACAAAGCTGTACAGGTTTACTATAAGATTTTGGAAGAACAGCCTAATCATCCGGAAGCCTTATATGGATTAGGGGTGCTGGCACAGCAAACAGGTCAGTACGAGAGTGCCGAGAAGTTGTTCAGAGCTACTGTGGAAGCGGAGCCAAATTCTGTCAAGGGTTGGTTCAGTTTAGGTAATTTGTGCCAAGGTCAAGGTCAGTTGTCTGACTCGGTGGAGTGTTACCGACGAGTTTTAACAATACAGCCGAACTTAGTACCGGTTTACAACAACCTTGGGTATGCTCTGCAACAACAAGGTAATTGGGAAGATGCGATCGCATCCTATCAAAAAGCTTTGGAGATTGAGCCTACCTGCACTGAAGCTGATGTGAATTTGGGTAATGCACTCCACGCTCAAGAGAAGCTTTCCCTAGAAAAACAAGCACACTACGCACAGTTAAACCATGAGCTAGGGGTTACCCGGCAAAAAGCAGGGGATTTGACTAATGCTGTGGCTTACTATCGCCAAGCGATAGCAATGCAGTCAGATTTGGTAAGCGCTCATTACAATTTGGGAGTGGTGCTTCAAGACCAAGGTGAGTTTGAAAATGCGATCGCATCTTATCAGAAGGTTCTGGAGCTCAATCCTAGTTATGGGGAAGTCTACTTTAACTTAGGCAGGATTTACCAAACTCAGAAGCAGTTAAAGGAGGCAGCATCTGCTTATCGACAAGGGTTAATGCTAGTCAATCCCCGTTATGGGAAAGTAGTAAATCCTGACAACGGTTCTGACAACGGTTCTACAGTATCTCCTGAGACACTAACGCCACCGCAGGTAGAACAACCAGAAGTTACTATCGGGGGATATCAGTTTCCAGGGATTCCGACCGTATCGGTCAGTGAAGACAAGCGACCCTTTTGGACAGTAATTATCCCCTTATATAACCGTACTGACTATCTTCTGGAATGTCTGGCGAGTGTGTTGGCTCAATGGCAGGGAGAGGAGGAGATGGAAATTTTGGTTATGGATAATGCCAGTACACCTCCTCTATACGATTTGGTGAATTCGATTGGGGGAGGGGTAGTTCGCTACTACCGCAATCCAGAAAATATCGGTGCCCGACGCAATTTTAATCTTGGTATTGCTCTCAGTCGCGGTCAGTGGATTCATGTGCTTCCTGAGGATGAATATGTTCTTCCAGGTTTTTATTCCCGGTTGAAGAAGAGTCTAGAAACATGTAGTGATTCTGTGGGAGCAGCATTTACGGGTTATGAAAATATCAATGAGAAAGGAAAGATAGTTTTCTCCCAACAAGTGTATGGAAAAGACACGGGTATCCATCAGGATTGGCTGTGGAAAATTGGAACCTCCAATGTCTTGAATCCTTGTGCAGTTGTGATTCGTCGCTCTACTCATGAACATCTGGGGTGTTACGATCCGGGGAACACTTATACTCCTGACTGGGAACTTTATAAGCGCATTGCTAGTTTTTATGATTGGTGGTATGAAGGCGATATTTTGGCACGTTACCGTGAGCATGATAATAATATGACCACTGAACTGATATTATCTGGAGCTCAAGCAACGTCTATCCGCCAGGGGATTGAAATTTCCGAGAGCTATCTTCCTGCTGAGCATTGTGCCGCAATTACAGCCAAAGCTCGTAACCATTACTTTAATTATTGTCTAAACCATATGGTAATTCCCCTAAAGGCTGGGAATCTTGCTGGTGCGTTTCGTTTACTCCAAGAGGCACTCAAAATTGATCCGTCTCCTCAAGCTGTGGAGAAACTATTTACTTGGCTGACTCAAGCCGAAGCTGCTCCCCTACGGGATGAAATTGCTTCAAAGTTGCGCTCGATTATGTTGAATCATAGTTCAGAGAGTTTTTACTTTGCTTATCCCTAG
- a CDS encoding alpha/beta hydrolase yields MFPDFLPSNTQQLVESTSIDLAQSIQRQAISTPLSPQAIATTYVNQGKGGTPILLLHGFDSSLLELRRLLPLLAQENETWAVDLLGFGFTDRMAGTPFSPNAIATHLYYFWKTLIRTPVIVVGASMGGAAAIDLTLSYPQVVKQLVLIDSAGCTKAPPIGKFLFPPLGYLATAFLANPKVRQSISRNAYYDKGWASEDARICAALHLEMPGWHQALIAFTKSGGYGDFGDKLAQISQPTLILWGDHDQILGTAAASKFKDAIAQSQLIWIKDCGHVPHLEQAQITAEHILEFA; encoded by the coding sequence ATGTTCCCTGATTTTCTGCCCTCCAATACCCAGCAGCTAGTTGAGTCTACCTCGATTGACCTTGCTCAAAGTATCCAGCGTCAAGCTATCTCAACTCCCCTGAGCCCACAGGCCATTGCCACAACTTACGTTAATCAGGGTAAGGGTGGCACGCCGATTCTGTTACTCCATGGCTTCGATAGTTCCCTGCTAGAATTACGCCGCTTGCTACCACTGCTGGCTCAGGAAAATGAAACCTGGGCAGTGGATTTGTTGGGTTTTGGGTTTACGGATCGCATGGCAGGGACTCCGTTTAGTCCAAATGCGATCGCAACCCATCTCTATTATTTCTGGAAAACCCTGATTAGAACACCAGTGATTGTAGTCGGTGCCTCGATGGGGGGTGCAGCGGCGATTGATTTGACCCTCTCTTACCCCCAGGTGGTTAAACAGTTAGTATTAATAGATAGCGCTGGCTGCACCAAGGCTCCCCCGATTGGGAAATTCTTGTTTCCTCCCTTAGGCTACCTAGCGACAGCATTTTTGGCTAATCCCAAGGTAAGGCAAAGTATAAGTAGAAACGCTTACTATGATAAAGGTTGGGCCTCTGAAGATGCCCGAATTTGTGCTGCATTGCACCTAGAAATGCCTGGTTGGCATCAAGCCTTGATTGCGTTTACCAAAAGTGGTGGTTATGGTGATTTTGGAGATAAGCTGGCTCAGATTAGCCAGCCAACTCTAATTTTATGGGGTGACCATGACCAAATTTTAGGGACTGCTGCTGCTAGCAAGTTTAAGGATGCGATCGCACAATCTCAATTAATCTGGATTAAAGACTGTGGTCATGTGCCTCACTTGGAACAAGCTCAAATTACGGCTGAGCATATTTTAGAATTTGCTTAG
- a CDS encoding FkbM family methyltransferase: protein MNLSNQQVTLNNGVGAGLKFHGDGSNPDFARGTYELPLQNALASCLNRDHIFYDIGANIGFFTIIAAKLVGSSGQVYAFEPVPNNADIILRNVELNSFSNVTVFPQAVSDSTGTGELLLAHHSGGATLATAGTPPDLRGEMTVDLVSIDDLVSQKTLKPPTVVKIDVEGAEINVLRGMIQTIKEFQPILIYEVDDGNQESFKLKNKTIEMFIDSLGYKIMPLEPAYPNIPWYVGHAIAFSNLN from the coding sequence ATGAATTTAAGCAATCAACAGGTAACCCTTAACAATGGAGTAGGTGCAGGACTAAAATTCCATGGGGATGGTTCTAATCCTGATTTTGCACGTGGTACCTATGAACTTCCACTTCAGAACGCTTTAGCAAGCTGCTTAAACCGTGATCATATCTTCTATGATATCGGTGCCAATATTGGCTTTTTTACTATTATTGCTGCGAAGCTAGTTGGGTCATCTGGACAGGTTTATGCGTTTGAGCCAGTGCCAAACAATGCTGACATTATTCTACGGAATGTGGAGCTTAATAGTTTCTCCAATGTTACTGTTTTCCCACAAGCAGTTTCTGACTCAACCGGAACCGGAGAATTGTTGCTGGCCCATCATTCAGGGGGAGCTACTTTAGCTACAGCGGGTACACCTCCAGATCTCAGGGGTGAAATGACAGTTGACCTTGTGTCTATTGATGATTTGGTGTCCCAAAAGACTTTGAAACCCCCAACGGTTGTCAAAATCGATGTGGAAGGAGCAGAAATTAATGTTTTAAGGGGGATGATCCAAACTATTAAAGAATTTCAGCCCATCCTGATTTATGAAGTAGATGATGGGAATCAAGAGTCCTTTAAACTCAAGAATAAAACCATTGAGATGTTTATTGACTCTCTAGGATATAAAATCATGCCCCTGGAACCAGCTTATCCCAATATCCCCTGGTATGTTGGACATGCGATCGCGTTTTCAAATCTCAACTGA
- a CDS encoding glycosyltransferase: MTKLSEALQVALQYHRANRLVEAEQVYRKILAGIPNQPDALYGLGMLAQQVGQYQNAEEFFNTTLLVDPESFKAWFSLGNLRQAQGQLSEAVEAYQRALALQPNSVALYNNFGYALQQQGKWENAIACYQKALELQPNCAEADVNLGNALYAQGQLSQEKHAYYAALNHDLGVTRKIGGDLKTAVAYYRKAIAIQPDLVNSHYTLGVALQEQGKLDDAIASYHKVLKLHPSNTVVYTTLVRNKLARIDREQNKLNNKLNNQLNGADSKKRLKIAFVCQPFVMTSFPNPMDSIGILTYEFVRLLVQDGDVIVYTPGVRFQTASHDGVDYRYIPIGRDQTLLNYLEKIPGFQNQKRPIFGSQLYYLGYILQVANDLRKQQCDVVHIHNLSQFIPVIRALNPGIKIALHMHCEWLTQLDHQILEKRLSKVDLVIGTSKYITEGIRQRFPKFAERCQPVFNGVNLDRFMNFYVSDNQQNGSNNNPAKRLLYVGRVSPEKGSHVLLEAFKKVLERCPETKLDLVGPVGALPYDYLVGLSDDSKVAELTSFYGDESWTGYLRRYLSELNDHFGADLASQVSFTGSLPQSKLVNYYQQADIFVFPSVCHEAFGMPIVEAMVAGLPIIATQAGAFPEIVEDGKTGLLVERSNADALADAILQLLSDQELRTSMGQAGHQRAVELFSFEKVVDDLLKQYKTIL, encoded by the coding sequence GTGACAAAACTTTCTGAAGCACTTCAAGTTGCTCTTCAATATCATCGAGCCAATCGCTTGGTCGAAGCTGAGCAAGTTTATCGTAAGATTCTGGCAGGAATACCTAACCAACCAGATGCCTTGTATGGGTTAGGAATGCTAGCACAACAGGTAGGTCAGTACCAAAATGCTGAGGAGTTTTTCAATACAACCCTCCTTGTGGATCCCGAGTCTTTCAAGGCTTGGTTCAGTTTAGGCAATTTGCGTCAAGCCCAAGGTCAATTGTCAGAAGCAGTGGAAGCTTATCAGCGAGCGTTAGCCCTACAGCCAAACTCGGTAGCGCTTTACAACAACTTTGGCTATGCTCTACAACAACAAGGCAAGTGGGAAAATGCGATCGCATGCTATCAAAAAGCTTTGGAGCTTCAGCCCAACTGTGCTGAAGCTGATGTCAATTTGGGTAATGCTCTCTACGCTCAGGGGCAGCTTTCCCAAGAAAAACACGCCTACTACGCTGCCTTAAATCACGATTTGGGCGTTACTCGGAAAATAGGAGGCGATTTGAAGACTGCGGTGGCCTACTACCGGAAAGCGATCGCAATACAGCCAGACTTGGTAAACAGTCATTATACCTTAGGGGTTGCTCTCCAAGAACAAGGCAAATTAGATGATGCGATCGCGTCCTATCACAAAGTCCTCAAACTCCATCCCAGTAACACTGTAGTCTACACGACTTTAGTGCGCAATAAATTAGCTAGGATTGACCGAGAGCAAAACAAATTAAACAACAAATTAAATAACCAGTTAAATGGAGCAGATTCTAAGAAACGATTAAAGATAGCATTTGTCTGTCAACCCTTTGTAATGACATCGTTTCCAAACCCGATGGATTCCATCGGTATTTTGACCTATGAATTCGTGCGTCTTTTAGTTCAAGATGGTGATGTTATTGTCTATACACCAGGAGTACGCTTTCAGACAGCAAGTCATGACGGAGTAGACTATCGATATATTCCCATAGGTCGGGATCAAACACTGCTAAACTATCTCGAAAAAATTCCAGGATTCCAGAATCAAAAACGTCCTATATTTGGCTCCCAACTCTATTACCTGGGATATATTTTACAGGTAGCCAATGACTTGAGAAAACAGCAATGTGATGTTGTTCACATTCACAACTTATCTCAGTTTATTCCAGTGATACGAGCCTTGAACCCAGGAATAAAAATTGCCCTGCACATGCATTGTGAGTGGTTGACCCAACTCGATCACCAAATTCTAGAAAAGCGGCTTAGTAAGGTAGATTTAGTTATTGGTACTAGTAAGTATATCACAGAAGGGATTCGCCAGCGTTTTCCTAAATTTGCCGAGCGCTGTCAGCCGGTTTTTAATGGGGTAAACCTTGATCGCTTCATGAATTTCTATGTCAGCGATAATCAGCAAAATGGCAGCAATAACAATCCGGCTAAACGATTACTCTACGTGGGGAGAGTATCTCCAGAAAAAGGCTCCCATGTCTTATTAGAAGCTTTTAAAAAAGTGCTCGAGCGCTGCCCTGAAACCAAACTTGATCTCGTTGGTCCTGTAGGTGCATTACCCTACGACTATCTTGTCGGATTAAGTGATGACTCCAAAGTGGCAGAGTTAACGTCATTCTACGGTGATGAAAGTTGGACAGGTTACCTGAGACGATACCTGTCCGAATTGAATGATCACTTTGGTGCTGATCTAGCCAGCCAAGTATCCTTCACTGGCTCGCTTCCTCAATCCAAGTTAGTCAATTATTATCAGCAGGCAGACATTTTTGTATTTCCTTCAGTATGTCACGAAGCATTTGGGATGCCAATTGTGGAAGCTATGGTCGCAGGTCTTCCTATTATTGCTACCCAAGCTGGTGCTTTTCCCGAGATTGTGGAAGATGGTAAGACAGGTCTGCTGGTTGAACGGAGTAATGCTGATGCTTTGGCAGACGCCATCTTGCAACTTCTTTCTGACCAAGAACTTAGAACATCCATGGGACAAGCTGGACATCAGCGAGCAGTTGAACTATTTTCTTTCGAGAAAGTTGTTGATGATTTACTCAAGCAGTACAAGACTATTCTTTGA
- a CDS encoding nucleotide-binding protein has protein sequence MQQLTPPENLVNKSFTDTFSDNCCAGKTIGTKTPSGAVRKGIDVEKLIGIDNGALRLQPLLKPAWGRQGIAYGPYTRTNGLAFAVFLSNGHNTSQTERIEPLKERLHRWMIGPETDKPAKRLLRWTSSQGKSRMLRKLLWWIRSTSRISKYFKPFKLPNIDENLAVGWFPREVPVDPTAEGNAFIVHATGAENGELWTRLGGYLLSAFRGLQNLQVYYIVVLREKGAAYYAASVPNAHGLAAYPNMRPIAIDPFNDDATVYAGVYQSILGQNGFEVDTRIYGANVAQISDIATWYGTAQAADDLIGDGLLDGAEADKGGFWSVSQGSYELTADGARATQPDSLAMLECPTPSGLIHLLVETSTQITGVRIVWRVQDKNQYWSFLADGDKCQLMIQDHDSWECLAVSDLWYLQPLAINSLQILDDGKTFSLYLNGKLVFNKCFTDTRLENATGVGIGGVNPNNSLYFRAFEAHPRTIPIPSELDLGSPWVVEGTEIAITEDFAGAAGDLMGKTTTSGSKVWHRNIGLGVIELTGNSTAKVQADAKHPNPGRTAYTIDWDHPDIADLQVDITPPGTRRGQGEKGRGGFIFWQDADNYITINNWLDDCYGGASMSSFFYLNGFEELFDAVWTNVGKRISWGVSHRLRMIFDGMNYMIFINDEPLLYRALTDVYPDAARLRINRVGIVANWEWGNDTGSVFQNFVAKV, from the coding sequence ATGCAACAATTAACTCCACCAGAAAATTTAGTAAACAAATCCTTCACAGACACATTCTCAGATAACTGTTGTGCAGGTAAAACCATTGGTACTAAAACTCCCAGTGGTGCAGTTCGTAAGGGTATAGATGTCGAAAAGCTGATTGGGATTGACAATGGGGCATTACGTCTCCAGCCTCTGCTAAAACCTGCGTGGGGCAGACAGGGCATTGCTTATGGTCCGTACACCCGTACCAATGGACTGGCCTTTGCAGTGTTTCTGAGCAATGGTCATAATACATCCCAGACCGAAAGGATTGAGCCCCTTAAAGAACGACTCCATCGGTGGATGATTGGTCCTGAGACAGATAAACCGGCTAAACGACTTCTGCGTTGGACTTCCAGTCAGGGAAAAAGCAGGATGTTGCGAAAGCTCCTATGGTGGATTCGTAGCACCTCCAGAATTTCAAAATATTTCAAACCGTTTAAATTGCCAAATATTGATGAGAATCTAGCAGTGGGTTGGTTCCCCAGGGAAGTTCCTGTGGACCCGACTGCAGAGGGAAATGCCTTTATTGTTCATGCCACTGGGGCAGAAAATGGAGAGTTGTGGACTCGGTTGGGGGGGTATCTGCTCTCAGCATTTAGGGGCTTACAAAATCTCCAGGTTTATTACATCGTAGTTCTGCGGGAAAAGGGAGCTGCCTATTATGCTGCTTCTGTTCCTAATGCTCATGGTCTGGCCGCTTACCCTAACATGCGTCCCATTGCTATTGATCCTTTCAATGATGATGCCACAGTATATGCTGGTGTATACCAAAGTATTCTGGGACAGAATGGTTTTGAAGTCGATACGCGAATCTATGGCGCTAATGTAGCCCAAATTTCAGACATCGCCACCTGGTACGGTACAGCTCAGGCAGCAGATGACCTGATTGGTGATGGTTTGCTAGATGGTGCTGAAGCGGACAAGGGTGGTTTCTGGAGTGTCTCTCAAGGAAGTTATGAGTTAACAGCTGATGGTGCTAGAGCCACTCAACCGGATAGCCTCGCTATGTTGGAGTGTCCCACACCCTCTGGGCTAATCCATTTGCTGGTCGAAACGTCTACTCAGATAACTGGAGTCCGGATTGTGTGGCGTGTTCAGGATAAAAACCAATACTGGAGTTTCCTAGCAGACGGGGACAAATGTCAACTTATGATTCAAGACCATGATAGCTGGGAATGTTTAGCTGTTAGCGATCTATGGTATTTACAGCCCTTAGCAATCAACTCCTTACAGATATTGGATGATGGTAAGACCTTTAGCCTGTATCTCAATGGCAAGTTGGTCTTTAATAAGTGCTTTACAGATACCCGCCTGGAAAACGCTACCGGTGTTGGCATTGGTGGGGTTAACCCTAATAATAGTCTGTATTTTCGCGCCTTTGAGGCTCACCCACGCACTATCCCTATTCCGTCTGAACTCGACCTTGGCTCCCCTTGGGTAGTAGAGGGTACCGAAATAGCTATCACTGAAGATTTTGCTGGTGCAGCTGGGGACTTGATGGGAAAAACTACAACTAGTGGTAGCAAAGTCTGGCATCGGAATATTGGGCTAGGGGTAATTGAGCTGACTGGGAATAGTACAGCCAAAGTCCAAGCTGATGCTAAACATCCTAATCCAGGTCGCACTGCCTACACCATTGATTGGGATCACCCAGACATAGCGGATTTACAGGTAGACATTACTCCCCCTGGAACTAGACGAGGACAGGGAGAAAAAGGTCGTGGAGGGTTTATCTTTTGGCAGGATGCTGACAATTATATCACTATCAATAACTGGTTAGATGACTGTTACGGTGGTGCTTCAATGTCTTCCTTTTTCTATCTCAATGGCTTTGAAGAATTATTTGATGCTGTCTGGACAAATGTGGGTAAACGCATTTCCTGGGGTGTCTCCCATCGGCTCCGCATGATTTTTGATGGCATGAATTACATGATATTCATCAATGATGAACCACTATTGTATCGTGCCCTGACAGATGTTTATCCAGATGCGGCGCGTCTTAGAATTAACCGAGTTGGGATTGTCGCTAACTGGGAATGGGGCAATGATACAGGAAGTGTATTTCAAAATTTTGTAGCAAAGGTTTAG